One genomic region from Tripterygium wilfordii isolate XIE 37 chromosome 20, ASM1340144v1, whole genome shotgun sequence encodes:
- the LOC119986453 gene encoding 14 kDa proline-rich protein DC2.15-like, producing the protein MASKSSASLGLFLVLNLLFFNLVASCGTCPPNPRPRPTPNPRPTPNPRPTPNPTPTPSPSSGKCPVDTLKLGVCANVLGSLLNVTLGKPPKTPCCSLLGNLVDLEAAICLCTVIKASVLGINLNIPLSLSLLVNYCGKNVPQGFQCP; encoded by the coding sequence ATGGCTTCGAAGAGCTCAGCATCACTTGGTCTCTTTCTAGTACtcaatcttctcttcttcaaccTTGTTGCCTCATGTGGCACTTGTCCTCCCAACCCAAGGCCCAGGCCAACACCAAACCCCAGGCCAACGCCAAACCCCAGGCCAACACCAAACCCCACCCCAACCCCATCTCCTTCTTCAGGCAAATGCCCTGTTGATACCCTTAAGTTGGGTGTGTGTGCTAATGTTCTTGGTTCATTGCTTAACGTAACCCTTGGTAAACCCCCAAAGACTCCATGCTGCAGCCTCCTTGGAAACCTTGTTGATCTTGAAGCAGCTATTTGCCTTTGCACTGTCATCAAAGCTAGTGTTTTGGGCATCAACCTTAATATCCCACTTTCATTGAGCTTGCTTGTTAATTATTGTGGAAAGAATGTTCCACAAGGCTTCCAGTGCCCTTGA